The genomic segment GTCTGAATCTCCGAGGCGCATCCGGTGGATGACGTGCTGGTACTGATACATTTCGAACCTCCTGTTTGACATTGTACCTCCTTGGAAGTGTTGTCTTTCCAGGGAGATATCCTTAATGAGGGAGGTTCGAAACCTTCAAAATGGCAAGGAAGCTACTTAATCACCTGAGTGGCTCCATTACGGTGATCATGAGCTGGCCTCATTAGGCCGATCATGAGGTGGCCCGATTAAGGTGATCATCAGGTGGCTCCATTAAGTGCACATAAACTGGCCCTATTAGCGTGATCATGGACTGGCCCTATTACCGCGGTCACTGACAATTCATAGATTACCCTGTGAGGGAGCAGTTGGAAACAAATTTTTATCTGGGCAGTAAATGAAAACCGCGATCGTCCATTACTGGCTCATTGGCATGCGCGGCGGAGAAAAAGTCCTCAGCGCCCTGCTTGATATTTTCCCTGATGCTGACATCTTTACTCATGTTTACGACCTCAAGGCTGTGTCAGAAAAAATTGCAAACCATAATGTATACACTTCATTTATTCAAGACCTTCCTTTTTCAAAAAGATTATATCAAAACTACCTGCCACTTATGCCCCTTGCACTGGAACAGTTTGACTTAAGAGACTATGACCTAGTGATCAGCAGCGAGTCCGGGCCGGCAAAGGGGGTTCTGACCCGACCAGATGCACTTCATATCTGCTACTGCCATACGCCCATGCGGTATCTCTGGGATATGTATCATGACTATAAAAAACAGGCCGGCCCATTAAAACGTCTGGCCATGACACCGCTACTGCATTACATGCGGATGTGGGATTTGGCATCTGCACAGCGAGTTGATCACTTCATCGCAAATTCAAATTATGTGGCATCAAGAATCCGTAAGTATTACAGGCAGAACGCAACGGTCATTTATCCGCCAGTAGCCGTGGATGAATTTTATTCTTCTGATGAGCCAAAAGATTTTTATCTAATGGTGGGGCAGCTTGTGGGTTACAAAAGGGCAGATCTTGCAGTAAGGGCCTTTAACCGGATGGGAAAGCGGCTTGTTGTTATAGGTGATGGCGAGCAATTAAGTATGTTGCAGAAAATTGCCAAAAAAAATATTGTTTTGATGGGAAAACAACCGTTCGAGGTTATCAAGAAACATTTTGCCAGATGTCGGGCTTTGATTTTCCCCGGAATGGAAGACTTCGGCATCGTGCCGGTGGAAGCCATGGCTTCCGGCAGGCCGGTTATTGCGTACGGCCGAGGGGGTGCGTTAGAAACGATTGTAGAGGGCGAGACCGGGCTTTTTTTTCGTGAACAATCAGAAGTAAGCATTATCGAAGCTGTGGAAGAGTTTGAAAAAACTAAGAGCAACATTACATCGGAAGCATGTAGAAACCAGGCAAAAACATTTGACCTCGATAGATTCACTGAAGAAATTAAAGAATTTGTTTTAAGCGCATGTGAAAAAATTGCATAACATTTGTTTTTGCAATTATTATCTGCTGTTTAGTTGGATATAAGCCTTGGAAATAGGAAATTTACGGTATGTTATCAAATATAAAACCATCCCTTAGAGAGTCAGCTCCAATTCTGTCGATTGGATTACGATTGATTGATAGTGCAGTGGTTGCTCTGCTGCTCTATCCACTTGTAATGCTGTATATCGGATTCTGGTCAGAGCCATATCAAGACTTGTCTCTTGTATCCTTTTTCTTGAGCCTTGTGATTTTTCATTATACAGATCTGTATAAATCTTGGCGCGGGGAGGGGTTGATTCGTGAATTCAGATCCATTCTTGGCGGATGGATCACTATAATCTGCATTATATTATTTCTGCTCTTTTCATTAAAAGTTGCTGAAAGATATTCTCGATTTGTATTGATTGTATGGTTTATTACTACTCCGATTATATTTTTTACATTTCATGCCATTGCCCGCAAATGTCTCCGTCTTATACGAACCAAGGGTGGCAACCAGAGGGTTGCGGCCATTGTTGGCGCGGGTGATTTAGGGCTGCATTTGGAAAAGTATATAGAAAAAATCCCATGGACTGGGATTCAAGTTGTTGGGTATTTTGATGATCGAAAAACAACGGATCAGTTAAGGAGTTATAGTGAGTCTGATAAACCAGTTTTAGGCACAATAGGAGATATAGCAGAATATTTACAATCGAATCACTTGGATTTTATTTATATCGCCTTGCCGTTGCGAGCCGATAAGAAAATTCGTGCTATTCTTGAAAACTGTAGGACACTAGGGGCAAATATATATTTGGTACCCGACTTAAACGCTTTTACTATATTCAATACCCGTGTTCAGCAGTTGGGTGATATGCTGTTGATGGATTTTAATCCTGACTGTGGAAGGAAGCGTTTATTCGACGTGGTTTTTTCTTTAGCTGCAATCGTTATGACGCTACCCGTTACCCTGGGAATTGCCTTGCTGATAAAAACCAGCAGCAAGGGACCTGTTTTCTACAAGCACAGGCGGATAACCGCAGCCGGCAGAGAGTTCTTGTGCCTCAAATTCCGAACCATGCATGTGGATGCAGACGAGCGGTTGCGGAGGATTCTGGAGAAAGATCCAGAAGCACGCGAAGAGTGGGAGAAAACATTCAAGCTGAAGGACGATCCTCGGGTGACCTGGATTGGAAAATATTTACGGAAGACCAGTTTGGACGAGCTTCCGCAGTTTATTAATGTCCTCAAGGGAGAGATGAGCGTTGTTGGTGCTCGCCCAATCGTGTATCAAGAGCTGACTGACTATTATAAAGAAAATGGCGGCATTTATTGTTCGATAAAGCCTGGTATAACAGGGATTTGGCAGGTGACCAAGAGGAGTGATACCGAGGATTATCAGGAACGTGTTGAGCTGGATACTTGGTATGCCCTGAACAGGAATCTATGGCTGGACTTGAAGATAATCGGGATGACAATCGTGGCTATGATCAAAGGCAAAGGCGCCTATTAGGTGATAGGCTTCAGTCCGTCACAGTTTAGGGCCTATGCGGGTCCTTGATACATAAACATCCAGTATCATGCATACGCAGGTAATGTGATGAAGAATAAACCGCTGATCACGCAGATCTCCGCTGATTAATGAAAAAAAATCATTTTTTAGTCAGTGGTTAAGAGTTCTTCCTGAGGTAAAATCTGGAGTGTGGAGATTTGGACGATGGAAAATGATGCGCGCATGAATTGGCGGTATCTGTGGGCTACTAATGTGGCGGTTATATTTGTTCTATGCATTTGGGGGCGGCCGCTTCAGCACTTGGTCCAGGAAATGGTTCCCCTGGCCTGGGTGGGATATGCGGTCACGGCCGCGTTGGCCATTGCCGTCCTCTATCTTGTACTCCGTCGGGGGCGGGTCAGGCCCCGTCCGGGGCAAATCGCTTCCGCAGGTCTTGCAGCTGTTGTTTTGGTTCTGACCTTTGACATGAAACGTCCGGAGGAGAAGTTGCATCTCCTGCTTTTCGGAGCTCTGGGCTTTATCAGCATCCGGGTGTTCGGATTCTGGAAGGGGCTTGGCATGTGCTTGGCCGTGGCCGGGTTCGATGAGCTGCTGCAGCTGTATCTGCCCAGCCGGGTCGGAGACTTCCGCGATGTGGGGATGAATGCAGTTTCCGGCATTCTCGGAGCTGTGATTGGGTGGCAATGGGCGGGAGTCGGTAGTCGGTGTGGGCAGGAGGCGGTGGGCTGTAGCCAGTAGGTAGGAGGCAGAGGGCGGAAGATGTGGTCTATGAGGGAAAGTGCATGAGGCGCATTCTAGTTTCATTCGCTGCGGCTCTATTGGTTTATGCGATCGTCATTTCCTCTCCTGCTACTGTCATGGCAGGGAGCATGCGCATGGTGGCCCTGGATGTGGGTGAGGGCCAGGCGATTTTGTTTGCAAAAGACGGACACGGCTTGCTGGTGGATGCCGGGCCGCCGCACAGAGCGGCACAGCTGGTCCGGGACATTCGCAGTTACGGGGTTGAAAAGCTTGATCTGCTGATCCTGACTCATCTGCACCCGGATCATGCTGGGGGCTTGTTCCGGGTAGTTGAGGAATGGCCCGGGGTGCGGATCATTGAAAACGGGCATCGGCCGCCAGCGAGGCGGATTTCGGATCTTACCCGCTGGGCCGGGCAGGTTCTTGAAAAGCATGATCGGGTTGATGGAGTGGGCGCAGGTGAGCAAGCCGTATGGCAAGGAGCGGAACTTG from the Desulfovermiculus halophilus DSM 18834 genome contains:
- a CDS encoding glycosyltransferase family 4 protein, producing the protein MKTAIVHYWLIGMRGGEKVLSALLDIFPDADIFTHVYDLKAVSEKIANHNVYTSFIQDLPFSKRLYQNYLPLMPLALEQFDLRDYDLVISSESGPAKGVLTRPDALHICYCHTPMRYLWDMYHDYKKQAGPLKRLAMTPLLHYMRMWDLASAQRVDHFIANSNYVASRIRKYYRQNATVIYPPVAVDEFYSSDEPKDFYLMVGQLVGYKRADLAVRAFNRMGKRLVVIGDGEQLSMLQKIAKKNIVLMGKQPFEVIKKHFARCRALIFPGMEDFGIVPVEAMASGRPVIAYGRGGALETIVEGETGLFFREQSEVSIIEAVEEFEKTKSNITSEACRNQAKTFDLDRFTEEIKEFVLSACEKIA
- a CDS encoding sugar transferase; this translates as MLSNIKPSLRESAPILSIGLRLIDSAVVALLLYPLVMLYIGFWSEPYQDLSLVSFFLSLVIFHYTDLYKSWRGEGLIREFRSILGGWITIICIILFLLFSLKVAERYSRFVLIVWFITTPIIFFTFHAIARKCLRLIRTKGGNQRVAAIVGAGDLGLHLEKYIEKIPWTGIQVVGYFDDRKTTDQLRSYSESDKPVLGTIGDIAEYLQSNHLDFIYIALPLRADKKIRAILENCRTLGANIYLVPDLNAFTIFNTRVQQLGDMLLMDFNPDCGRKRLFDVVFSLAAIVMTLPVTLGIALLIKTSSKGPVFYKHRRITAAGREFLCLKFRTMHVDADERLRRILEKDPEAREEWEKTFKLKDDPRVTWIGKYLRKTSLDELPQFINVLKGEMSVVGARPIVYQELTDYYKENGGIYCSIKPGITGIWQVTKRSDTEDYQERVELDTWYALNRNLWLDLKIIGMTIVAMIKGKGAY
- a CDS encoding VanZ family protein: MNWRYLWATNVAVIFVLCIWGRPLQHLVQEMVPLAWVGYAVTAALAIAVLYLVLRRGRVRPRPGQIASAGLAAVVLVLTFDMKRPEEKLHLLLFGALGFISIRVFGFWKGLGMCLAVAGFDELLQLYLPSRVGDFRDVGMNAVSGILGAVIGWQWAGVGSRCGQEAVGCSQ
- a CDS encoding ComEC/Rec2 family competence protein codes for the protein MVYEGKCMRRILVSFAAALLVYAIVISSPATVMAGSMRMVALDVGEGQAILFAKDGHGLLVDAGPPHRAAQLVRDIRSYGVEKLDLLILTHLHPDHAGGLFRVVEEWPGVRIIENGHRPPARRISDLTRWAGQVLEKHDRVDGVGAGEQAVWQGAELEFLWPEEITGPNLNRNSLVFTLSHAGKRVLIMGDVGSEVEKALMRQGALDWENGLHVLIAGHHGSKNTSCTDFLHQVSPEHSIICIDKNNIRGYPDSNTVNRLERYSDYVHRSWNGDVVISVGSGQ